A portion of the Cervus elaphus chromosome X, mCerEla1.1, whole genome shotgun sequence genome contains these proteins:
- the LOC122690634 gene encoding mRNA export factor, translated as MSLFGTTSGFGSGGTSMFGSTTTDNHNPMKDIEVTSSPDDSIGCLSFSPPTLPGNFLIAGSWANDVRCWEVQDSGQTIPKAQQMHTGPVLDVCWSDDGSKVFTASCDKTAKMWDLNSNQAIQIAQHDAPVKTIHWIKAPNYSCVMTGSWDKTLKFWDTRSSNPMMVLQLPERCYCADVIYPMAVVATAERGLIVYQLENQPSEFRRIESPLKHQHRCVAIFKDKQNKPTGFALGSIEGRVAIHYINPPNPAKDNFTFKCHRSNGTNTSAPQDIYAVNGIAFHPVHGTLATVGSDGRFSFWDKDARTKLKTSEQLDQPISACCFNHNGNIFAYASSYDWSKGHEFYNPQKKNYIFLRNAAEELKPRNKK; from the coding sequence ATGAGTCTGTTTGGAACAACCTCGGGTTTTGGATCTGGTGGGACCAGCATGTTTGGCAGCACAACCACAGATAATCACAACCCTATGAAGGATATTGAAGTAACATCCTCTCCTGATGATAGCATTGGTTGTCTATCATTTAGCCCCCCAACCTTGCCGGGGAACTTTCTTATTGCAGGATCGTGGGCTAATGATGTTCGATGCTGGGAAGTTCAAGATAGCGGACAGACTATTCCAAAAGCCCAGCAGATGCACACGGGGCCTGTGCTAGATGTTTGCTGGAGCGATGATGGGAGCAAAGTATTTACAGCCTCATGTGATAAAACTGCCAAAATGTGGGACCTCAATAGTAACCAGGCGATACAGATTGCACAGCACGATGCTCCTGTCAAAACAATACATTGGATCAAAGCACCAAACTACAGCTGTGTGATGACCGGCAGCTGGGATAAGACCTTAAAGTTTTGGGATACACGATCATCAAATCCTATGATGGTGTTACAGCTCCCTGAAAGGTGTTACTGTGCTGATGTGATATATCCTATGGCTGTGGTGGCAACTGCAGAGAGGGGCCTGATTGTGTATCAGTTAGAGAATCAGCCTTCTGAATTTAGGAGGATAGAGTCTCCACTGAAGCATCAGCATCGATGTGTGGctatttttaaagacaaacagAACAAGCCAACAGGTTTTGCCCTGGGAAGCATTGAGGGGAGAGTTGCTATCCACTACATCAACCCCCCAAATCCTGCCAAGGATAACTTCACCTTTAAATGTCATCGATCTAACGGGACCAACACTTCAGCTCCTCAGGACATCTATGCGGTTAATGGAATTGCGTTCCATCCTGTCCATGGCACCCTTGCTACTGTGGGATCTGATGGTAGATTCAGCTTTTGGGACAAAGATGCCAGAACAAAACTAAAGACTTCGGAACAGTTAGATCAGCCAATATCAGCCTGCTGCTTCAATCACAATGGAAACATATTTGCGTATGCCTCCAGCTACGACTGGTCAAAGGGACATGAATTCTATAATCcccaaaagaaaaattacattttcctGCGTAACGCAGCCGAAGAGCTAAAACCCAGGAATAAGAAGTAG